A single region of the Phalacrocorax carbo chromosome 4, bPhaCar2.1, whole genome shotgun sequence genome encodes:
- the FBXW7 gene encoding F-box/WD repeat-containing protein 7 isoform X3, translated as MNQELLSVGSKRRRTGGSLRGNASSSQVDEEQMNRVVEEEEQQQRRQQEEQHIGRNGEIGGGEPGFDDRHESQQEQLEENNNRLITVDEESTCNQEEDDEEHAGDQEEEVEEEEEMDQESDDFDQSDDSSREDEHANSNSVTNSNSLMDLPIHQSSPFYIKTKGYDRHKQ; from the coding sequence ATGAATCAGGAACTGCTCTCTGTGGGCAGCAAGAGGCGACGAACTGGTGGATCTCTTCGAGGTAATGCTTCCTCAAGCCAAGTAGATGAGGAGCAGATGAATCGAGTCGTAgaagaggaggagcagcagcaaagacGACAACAAGAGGAGCAGCACATTGGGAGGAATGGGGAGATAGGAGGAGGAGAACCTGGATTTGATGACAGGCATGAGTCTCAGCAGGAACAgttagaagaaaataacaatagACTTATTACAGTGGATGAAGAATCCACCTGTAATcaagaggaagatgatgaagaaCATGCTGGTGAtcaagaggaggaggtggaagaggaggaggaaatggaCCAGGAGAGTGATGATTTCGATCAGTCTGATGACAGCAGTAGAGAAGATGAACATGCCAACAGTAACAGTGTCACAAATTCCAATAGCCTCATGGACTTGCCCATTCACCAGTCATCACCATTCTACATAAAGACAAAG